A section of the Campylobacter lanienae NCTC 13004 genome encodes:
- a CDS encoding 3'(2'),5'-bisphosphate nucleotidase CysQ family protein: MSDLSLNLNNLHQVALKAAKAAGVAILNSYNKFEIQYKFDNSLLTTADLAANDAIYEILSKTQIPICSEESILEFDKRDENSIFWLIDPLDGTREFVSRSGEFCVCIALIYRSRPILGVIYSPINDEIFSSFQGSSIYKNGKIIDINNRNSLITGKSQNIDNLDKFAKNFNLNIVKISSAIKFTYLAQGLAGVFVRLYGSSLWDTAAGDFLLYQSGGIMLSLNDLKPLNYAKKDTLNDNFIALSRSQKSNLNSYLNYINQIQK, from the coding sequence ATGTCGGACCTGTCTCTCAACCTAAATAACCTACATCAAGTCGCCCTAAAAGCCGCTAAGGCCGCTGGGGTGGCTATCTTAAATTCATATAACAAATTCGAAATCCAATATAAATTTGATAACTCCTTATTAACCACGGCTGATTTAGCAGCTAATGATGCGATATATGAAATTTTATCCAAAACTCAAATTCCAATATGCTCTGAAGAGAGTATTTTGGAATTTGATAAAAGAGATGAGAATTCAATATTTTGGCTAATCGATCCACTTGATGGGACTAGGGAGTTTGTATCTAGGAGTGGGGAATTTTGCGTTTGTATAGCTTTGATTTATCGCTCTAGACCGATTTTAGGAGTGATATACTCGCCTATTAATGATGAGATATTTAGTAGTTTTCAAGGCTCTAGCATATACAAAAATGGTAAAATCATAGATATAAATAACCGCAATTCACTCATCACAGGTAAATCACAAAATATCGATAATTTAGACAAATTCGCTAAAAATTTCAACCTAAATATCGTCAAAATCAGCTCCGCAATCAAATTCACATATCTAGCCCAAGGACTTGCTGGAGTCTTTGTCAGGTTATATGGCTCTAGCTTATGGGATACGGCTGCTGGGGATTTTCTGCTTTATCAAAGTGGTGGGATTATGCTATCGCTAAATGATTTAAAACCGCTTAACTACGCCAAAAAAGATACCCTAAATGATAATTTCATAGCCCTAAGCCGCTCTCAAAAATCAAATTTAAATTCCTATCTAAACTACATAAATCAAATTCAAAAATAA
- a CDS encoding citrate synthase, protein MSNTVTLTDNRNGKSYEFPILDGTLGPSVIDISNLYKDTGMFTFDRGYTSTAMCRSAITYIDGEAGTLMHRGYDIAWLAENKRYLDLVYLLFNSKLPSQEELDAFRQELKERSYLNEKMIKLFDCFPDKAHPMAVLQASVATMSAYYKRDMNFDNMQDYMELAKRMVAKIPTMIAFYYRHVRGFPVIYPDLDRGFTENFLYMLRAFPHNRVDLKPIEVKAFDTILMLHADHEQNASTTTVRTVGSTHAHPYSCISAGIGALWGHAHGGANEGVIRQLEMIGTPDRVDEFIKKAKDKNDPFRLMGFGHRVYKNFDPRAKVLKGLRDKLIDEIGIDSNLIKVATRIEEIALNDEYFVSRNLYPNVDFHSGVILKALGIPNEMFAAIFVMGRVPGWLSQWMELKSQDNIKIVRPRQLYVGPVSQPK, encoded by the coding sequence ATGAGTAACACAGTAACATTAACCGACAATAGAAATGGAAAAAGCTATGAATTTCCTATTCTTGATGGTACTTTAGGGCCTAGCGTTATAGATATATCTAATCTATACAAAGATACTGGTATGTTTACATTTGATAGGGGCTATACTAGCACCGCAATGTGTCGTTCAGCTATCACATATATTGATGGTGAGGCTGGGACTTTGATGCATAGAGGCTATGATATAGCGTGGCTTGCTGAAAATAAAAGATATTTAGATTTGGTATATCTATTATTTAATAGCAAACTCCCAAGCCAAGAGGAGCTAGACGCATTTCGCCAAGAGCTAAAAGAGAGAAGCTATCTAAATGAAAAGATGATAAAACTATTTGATTGTTTCCCTGATAAGGCTCATCCGATGGCGGTTTTACAAGCAAGTGTAGCTACTATGAGTGCTTACTATAAAAGAGATATGAACTTTGATAATATGCAAGATTATATGGAATTAGCTAAAAGAATGGTAGCTAAAATCCCTACTATGATAGCATTTTATTATCGTCATGTTCGTGGCTTTCCAGTGATTTATCCAGATTTAGATCGTGGATTTACAGAGAATTTCTTATATATGTTAAGAGCATTCCCACACAATAGAGTAGATCTAAAACCAATCGAAGTTAAAGCCTTTGATACAATCTTAATGCTTCACGCTGACCACGAGCAAAATGCCTCTACTACGACTGTTAGGACAGTTGGCTCTACTCACGCTCATCCATACTCATGTATAAGCGCTGGTATCGGTGCGCTTTGGGGGCATGCTCATGGTGGTGCTAATGAGGGCGTTATAAGACAGCTTGAGATGATCGGTACTCCAGATAGAGTTGATGAGTTTATCAAAAAAGCAAAAGACAAAAACGATCCATTCCGCCTAATGGGCTTTGGGCATAGAGTCTATAAAAACTTTGACCCAAGAGCCAAAGTCTTAAAAGGATTAAGAGATAAACTAATCGATGAAATCGGTATAGATAGCAATCTAATTAAAGTCGCTACTAGAATCGAAGAGATAGCTCTAAATGATGAATATTTTGTATCTAGAAATCTATATCCAAATGTGGATTTCCATAGTGGCGTAATCTTAAAAGCTTTGGGAATTCCGAATGAGATGTTTGCGGCTATATTTGTAATGGGTAGAGTTCCAGGATGGCTAAGCCAATGGATGGAGCTAAAATCTCAAGACAATATCAAAATTGTTCGCCCAAGACAGCTATATGTCGGACCTGTCTCTCAACCTAAATAA
- a CDS encoding cation:proton antiporter, translating to MQHSAINELSILLVLAFIIFISPYFSKISKIPIAPIEIMMGIVFGFFGFIPHSEPFKIVAEVGFFYLMFLAGTEIDLKSFFKIEKSIIKLVLSYLTILYIVAGIFSAFISPAFLVIVVVPLMSVGILSTLFKEYGKNEPWLNTAMIAGGIGEVLSIALLTLMSAYIEFGNSIELFSSIYYLILFIVLCVLGFKGLEVLFWWYPNLKILLMPHDDKSEKDIRLSMALFFSTVAVMIYLNLEIVLGAFIAGSFIATFFNHKKDLPHKLGSFGFGFLVPIFFVYIGTTVELEYLLVPGVLDNAMKLMIFMIIVRVISSMIFVKRFGLYDSILFGLSLSMPLTLLVAVATVAYNAGNIAKELYFAFIIASIFEVILSMILIKFTNYLKFRLK from the coding sequence TTGCAACACAGTGCCATTAATGAGCTTTCTATTTTACTTGTTTTGGCGTTTATAATCTTTATATCGCCATATTTTTCTAAAATTTCTAAAATCCCAATCGCCCCTATAGAGATTATGATGGGGATAGTCTTTGGGTTTTTTGGGTTTATACCACATAGTGAGCCATTTAAGATAGTAGCTGAAGTTGGGTTTTTTTATCTAATGTTTTTGGCTGGGACTGAGATAGATCTGAAATCTTTTTTTAAAATAGAAAAAAGCATTATAAAGCTAGTTCTTTCTTATCTAACTATTTTATATATTGTAGCTGGGATCTTTAGTGCGTTTATATCGCCGGCGTTTTTGGTTATTGTGGTGGTGCCACTTATGTCGGTTGGAATTTTATCTACTCTATTTAAAGAGTATGGTAAAAACGAGCCTTGGCTAAATACCGCTATGATCGCTGGTGGCATAGGTGAGGTGCTTAGTATCGCTCTTTTAACCCTTATGTCAGCTTATATTGAATTTGGTAATTCTATTGAGTTATTTAGTAGTATATACTATCTTATACTATTTATTGTGCTTTGTGTGCTTGGATTTAAGGGGCTTGAAGTGCTATTTTGGTGGTATCCAAATCTCAAAATTCTACTAATGCCTCACGATGATAAGAGTGAAAAGGATATCCGCCTATCTATGGCGCTATTTTTTAGCACTGTAGCGGTGATGATATATCTAAATTTGGAGATTGTCCTTGGGGCTTTTATCGCTGGGAGCTTTATCGCTACATTTTTTAATCACAAAAAAGATCTTCCACATAAGCTAGGTAGCTTTGGGTTTGGATTTTTGGTGCCAATATTTTTTGTCTATATTGGTACAACCGTGGAGCTTGAATATCTTTTGGTTCCTGGAGTGCTTGATAATGCTATGAAATTGATGATATTTATGATTATTGTGCGAGTGATATCTTCAATGATATTTGTAAAGCGTTTTGGATTATATGATAGTATTCTTTTTGGCTTATCACTCTCAATGCCACTTACGCTTTTAGTAGCGGTGGCTACGGTAGCTTATAATGCTGGAAATATAGCAAAAGAGCTATATTTTGCTTTTATTATCGCTAGTATTTTTGAGGTGATTTTGTCTATGATATTAATAAAATTTACAAATTATCTTAAATTTCGCCTTAAATAA
- a CDS encoding biotin synthase, with protein MNKVVMLCAICNVSSGNCPEDCAYCTQSAHVKADINRYKQKSIEQILKEAKMAKANKALGFCLVTSGRGLDDKKLEFICQTAKTLQKEVPELLLIACNGSASYESLKELKNAGIFSYNHNLETSREYFPKICSTHSWDERFQTNLNAKRAGLELCCGGIYGLGESNQDRISFRNSLKELNPFTSPINFFIPNPALKIKEPKLSADEALEILRDSAKALPNTRIMVAGGREVILGDRQYEILENGASAIVVGDYLTTSGEAASKDIEELKKRGFEFATQCH; from the coding sequence ATGAATAAAGTAGTAATGCTATGTGCGATATGTAATGTTAGTAGTGGCAACTGCCCTGAAGATTGTGCGTATTGTACTCAAAGTGCTCATGTAAAAGCTGATATAAATAGATATAAACAAAAAAGTATAGAACAAATTTTAAAAGAGGCCAAAATGGCTAAGGCAAATAAAGCTCTTGGCTTTTGCTTAGTTACTAGCGGTAGGGGGCTTGATGATAAAAAGCTTGAGTTTATCTGCCAAACTGCCAAAACATTACAAAAAGAGGTGCCTGAGCTGCTGCTGATAGCATGTAATGGAAGTGCAAGTTATGAGAGCTTAAAAGAGCTTAAAAATGCTGGAATTTTCAGCTATAATCACAATCTTGAAACAAGCCGTGAATACTTTCCTAAAATCTGCTCTACTCATAGCTGGGATGAGAGATTTCAGACGAATTTAAACGCCAAAAGAGCTGGGCTTGAGCTTTGCTGTGGCGGAATTTATGGTCTTGGAGAGAGCAATCAAGATAGAATAAGCTTTAGAAACTCACTAAAAGAGCTAAATCCATTTACTAGTCCAATAAATTTCTTTATCCCAAATCCCGCTTTAAAAATCAAAGAGCCAAAGCTTAGTGCCGATGAAGCCTTAGAGATATTAAGAGATAGCGCTAAGGCTCTGCCTAATACTAGAATAATGGTAGCTGGCGGTAGAGAGGTAATCCTTGGCGATAGGCAATATGAGATATTAGAAAATGGAGCTAGTGCTATTGTCGTGGGGGATTATCTTACTACTAGTGGCGAGGCTGCTAGCAAGGATATAGAAGAGCTTAAAAAACGAGGCTTTGAGTTTGCAACACAGTGCCATTAA
- the topA gene encoding type I DNA topoisomerase, whose translation MSKLIIVESPAKAKTIKNFLGSEYKVIASKGHIRDLPKSSFGIKIDGDNFTPEYRISSDHSAIVKEIKELAKSADTIYLATDEDREGEAIAYHIATAIGKKPETLPRIVFHEITKGAIEAALANPRKLDMNSVNAQQARRLLDRIVGYKLSPLLNIKIQRGLSAGRVQSSALKILVDREREIREFKPIEYFSIDAKFKDDLEVELIEFQGSKIEKLTITNAQRAKYILDNIKDDKFKVKSIESKERKTNPQPPFMTSTLQQSASNRLGFSPKKTMMLAQSLYEGVQTNSGFMGAITYMRTDSLNIAKEALNAARELIKSEFGSKYLPKTANIYTTQSKGAQEAHEAIRPTNLSFTPQIASQYLDKDMLRLYTLIYNRFLASQMSPSVCEIQNIIIKGENCEFKLLGKKVSFDGFYRVYGDMDKDKILPPLKIDDNMSIQSIKSTKHETEPPSRYSEAGLVKKLESLGIGRPSTYAPTISLLTSRDYVKVEKKQLIPNDIAFTITSVLEDNFKDIVDSEFTSKMEEKLDDIAENKADWQEVLSNFYHPFIKQIDEGKTNIKSQKVAEPIGEKCPDCGGELVKRKGRFGEFIACLNFPKCKYTKNLANSNKFEKKEPSKIGIQCPDCGGELVERISKKGKFYGCANYPKCNFLSKYKPIIDKCPKCNTQMVLKELKKGDFKECPQCKFKEEVSNNE comes from the coding sequence ATGAGTAAATTAATAATAGTTGAATCTCCAGCTAAAGCTAAAACTATAAAAAATTTCTTAGGTTCTGAGTATAAGGTTATAGCTAGTAAGGGGCATATTAGAGATCTGCCTAAATCTAGCTTTGGGATTAAGATAGATGGGGATAACTTTACTCCTGAGTATAGGATTAGCAGCGATCACTCTGCTATCGTAAAAGAGATTAAAGAGCTTGCTAAAAGTGCCGATACCATCTATCTAGCGACCGATGAGGATAGAGAGGGTGAGGCTATAGCTTATCATATCGCCACAGCAATTGGCAAAAAGCCCGAAACCCTACCTAGAATAGTATTTCACGAAATCACAAAGGGCGCTATCGAGGCGGCTTTGGCAAATCCTAGAAAATTAGATATGAATAGCGTAAATGCCCAACAAGCAAGAAGGCTATTAGATAGGATTGTTGGCTATAAGCTTAGTCCGCTTTTAAATATCAAAATTCAAAGAGGTTTAAGTGCTGGGCGTGTCCAAAGCTCAGCGCTTAAAATTCTAGTCGATCGAGAGCGTGAGATTAGAGAATTTAAGCCTATTGAGTATTTTAGCATTGATGCTAAATTTAAAGATGATTTAGAAGTTGAGTTAATCGAATTTCAAGGCTCAAAGATAGAAAAGCTCACCATCACAAACGCCCAAAGAGCCAAATATATCTTAGATAATATAAAAGATGATAAATTCAAAGTCAAAAGCATAGAATCCAAAGAGCGTAAAACTAACCCCCAACCACCTTTTATGACCTCAACTCTACAACAAAGTGCGTCAAATAGACTTGGCTTTAGCCCTAAAAAAACCATGATGTTAGCCCAAAGTTTATATGAAGGCGTCCAGACAAATAGCGGTTTTATGGGTGCTATAACCTATATGAGAACAGATAGCCTAAATATAGCCAAAGAAGCCCTAAACGCTGCTAGGGAGCTTATAAAGAGCGAATTTGGATCAAAATATCTACCAAAAACTGCCAATATCTACACCACACAATCCAAAGGCGCCCAAGAGGCTCACGAGGCGATCAGACCTACGAATTTGAGCTTTACACCACAAATTGCCTCACAATATTTAGATAAAGATATGCTAAGGCTATACACCTTGATTTATAACAGATTTTTGGCTTCACAGATGAGCCCTAGCGTGTGCGAAATTCAAAATATCATTATAAAGGGCGAAAATTGCGAGTTTAAACTCTTAGGCAAGAAGGTTTCTTTCGATGGATTTTATAGAGTTTATGGCGATATGGATAAAGATAAAATTCTCCCACCTTTAAAAATCGATGATAATATGAGTATCCAAAGTATCAAAAGCACCAAACACGAAACCGAACCACCTAGTCGCTACTCTGAAGCTGGCCTTGTCAAAAAGCTAGAGAGCCTTGGAATTGGCAGACCTAGCACCTATGCGCCTACTATTTCACTTCTAACTAGCCGTGATTATGTCAAAGTAGAAAAAAAGCAATTAATCCCAAATGATATAGCATTTACTATAACTTCAGTATTAGAAGATAATTTTAAAGATATTGTAGATAGCGAATTTACTTCTAAAATGGAAGAAAAACTTGATGATATAGCCGAAAATAAAGCCGATTGGCAAGAGGTTTTATCTAATTTTTATCACCCTTTTATCAAACAGATTGATGAAGGAAAAACAAATATAAAAAGCCAAAAAGTAGCCGAGCCAATAGGTGAGAAATGCCCTGATTGCGGTGGGGAGTTAGTTAAAAGAAAGGGTAGATTTGGCGAGTTTATAGCCTGTTTAAATTTCCCAAAATGTAAATATACCAAAAACCTAGCTAACTCTAATAAATTTGAGAAGAAAGAGCCATCTAAAATCGGCATTCAATGCCCTGATTGCGGTGGAGAATTGGTCGAGAGAATTAGCAAAAAAGGTAAATTCTATGGCTGTGCCAACTATCCAAAATGTAATTTTCTAAGTAAATATAAACCAATTATAGACAAATGCCCAAAATGTAATACACAAATGGTCTTAAAAGAGCTTAAAAAAGGGGATTTCAAAGAATGCCCACAATGTAAATTTAAAGAAGAGGTAAGTAATAATGAATAA
- a CDS encoding NADH-quinone oxidoreductase subunit N encodes MIALTPFLLSIAAIVANIFLSVTKINKISLLGINLAFWALILISFFVFRVELLSGDLPFFCAEFISLGQFEFIFCVIIAFLTIIFLATVYFSDDESYFKSELIALANLAAFGMMGMVISSEIITTLIFIEIASISIYAMIALNSNSKSIEAAFKYFLLSSFMSAFYLLGAALIFGTTQSTKYEILSKLLSPSLITTIGVLMVIAMIFFKIAIFGFYRWSIDVYYGASTSITGYLAGAFKLASFGLLIKFALLYSGDWDEILAIIFSVIAIFSMFIGNFLSLKEIDVKKILIAAGIVHAGYIFINLASLNVENPLSAGVYYIAIYAITTGFAFLLLNAFFKDQRVEIDSLAGIYKSSPLGALAFTLICLSFIGFPYTVGFLGKVYVFSSAFESGNAYLAIFGIINTIISVYYYLRIIISIYFKSPTQAIIIPKCRAVWIGILSILATLFIVLEGVGAGSILGYFNLIMG; translated from the coding sequence ATGATAGCTTTAACACCTTTTTTACTATCAATCGCCGCTATTGTAGCTAATATATTTTTAAGCGTTACAAAAATCAATAAAATATCGCTTTTAGGTATAAATTTAGCCTTTTGGGCTCTTATTTTAATCTCGTTTTTTGTTTTTAGGGTTGAGCTTCTTAGTGGGGATTTGCCATTTTTTTGTGCTGAATTTATATCTCTTGGGCAATTTGAGTTTATATTTTGTGTGATTATAGCCTTTCTTACGATCATATTTTTGGCTACGGTATATTTTAGCGATGATGAGAGCTATTTTAAATCTGAGCTAATAGCATTAGCAAATTTAGCCGCCTTTGGTATGATGGGGATGGTAATCTCAAGCGAAATTATAACTACTTTGATTTTCATCGAGATTGCCTCCATATCCATATATGCGATGATAGCATTAAATTCAAACTCAAAAAGCATTGAAGCAGCCTTTAAATACTTCTTACTCTCATCATTTATGAGTGCGTTTTACTTGCTTGGGGCAGCTTTGATATTTGGGACTACTCAAAGTACAAAATATGAGATTCTTAGCAAACTCTTATCACCATCTTTGATTACCACAATTGGCGTGTTAATGGTGATTGCGATGATATTTTTTAAGATTGCGATTTTTGGTTTTTATCGCTGGAGTATTGATGTATATTATGGAGCTAGCACTAGTATAACTGGATATTTAGCTGGGGCGTTTAAACTAGCTAGTTTTGGGCTACTGATCAAATTTGCCCTGCTTTATAGCGGTGACTGGGATGAAATTTTAGCGATTATATTTAGCGTAATTGCGATATTTAGTATGTTTATCGGTAACTTTTTGAGCCTTAAAGAGATAGATGTTAAAAAGATCTTGATAGCTGCTGGGATAGTTCATGCTGGATATATCTTTATAAATTTAGCTAGTTTAAATGTAGAAAATCCGCTATCTGCTGGGGTGTATTATATCGCTATTTATGCTATTACAACGGGATTTGCCTTTTTACTCTTAAATGCGTTTTTTAAAGATCAAAGGGTTGAGATCGACTCTCTTGCTGGAATTTATAAGAGCTCACCGCTTGGGGCGTTGGCATTTACTCTTATCTGCCTTTCATTTATCGGATTTCCATATACGGTGGGATTTTTGGGTAAGGTTTATGTATTCTCAAGTGCCTTTGAAAGCGGTAATGCGTATTTGGCGATTTTTGGTATTATAAACACCATTATATCAGTATATTATTATCTAAGAATTATTATTAGTATATATTTTAAATCACCAACTCAAGCTATCATAATCCCAAAATGTAGAGCTGTCTGGATAGGAATTTTAAGCATTTTAGCCACTTTATTTATCGTGCTTGAAGGAGTTGGAGCTGGATCAATTTTAGGATATTTTAATCTTATAATGGGGTAA
- a CDS encoding complex I subunit 4 family protein, which translates to MSSILSLIIFIPFLLGLFIALFCNNFWGKIIAFGGSILVAILAIIMALGFDGAGGMQFVDIVPLVKNYGITYMVGVDGINIYLILIITIFLPFLFFVLRYQEKGFWANLLFIESGFLAVCSSLDLIFFYAGWEMMLLPIFIMTGLYGKSVKRAKAMLDMMYYAIFGSMIMLGAIIYLGVAHYLEFGFYSFALADLVNLNLSLSVERILFFSFMIAFVIKLPLFPFHMWLSGAYTHSPSVATFMLSAIASKVAVFAILRFVLPIFSLSFVEFSSYFVALGIFSMIYFGIIALRCDDFKTLLAFASASHLGLILAGVFSLDSVAMSGALYQIIAHALTSGAMFLMVGIISNQLGTRKVSQLGGIATKAPIFATLFGIMMLSSVGLPTTIGFVAELLILVGLFKSNLIYGIIATTSIIIGAVYMFVVYRKAILQSVNEVTDKFKELSKSQVIAFGLVAIVIFVMGLYPKPILDLSQSTIQSHYEKYIKSNLKGQ; encoded by the coding sequence ATGAGTAGTATCTTGAGTTTAATTATATTTATACCATTTTTATTGGGGCTTTTTATAGCTCTATTTTGTAATAATTTTTGGGGCAAGATTATAGCCTTTGGCGGATCTATTTTGGTTGCTATTTTGGCTATTATTATGGCCCTTGGCTTTGATGGGGCTGGTGGAATGCAGTTTGTAGATATCGTCCCATTAGTTAAAAACTATGGCATTACATATATGGTTGGTGTAGATGGGATTAATATCTATCTTATTTTGATTATTACGATATTTTTACCTTTTTTGTTTTTTGTGCTTAGGTATCAAGAAAAGGGCTTTTGGGCAAATTTGCTATTTATAGAGAGTGGGTTTTTGGCTGTTTGTAGCTCGCTTGATTTGATCTTTTTCTATGCTGGATGGGAGATGATGCTTTTGCCAATATTTATAATGACTGGCTTGTATGGTAAGAGCGTTAAAAGAGCTAAAGCTATGCTAGATATGATGTATTATGCGATATTTGGGTCGATGATTATGCTTGGGGCGATTATCTATCTTGGCGTGGCACACTATTTGGAATTTGGATTTTATAGCTTCGCTTTGGCGGATTTGGTGAATTTAAATTTAAGCCTAAGCGTAGAGCGAATACTATTTTTTAGCTTTATGATAGCTTTTGTGATTAAACTTCCTTTGTTTCCATTTCATATGTGGCTTAGCGGGGCATACACGCACTCGCCTAGCGTGGCTACCTTTATGCTTTCAGCCATTGCGTCTAAGGTGGCGGTGTTTGCGATTTTGAGATTCGTGTTGCCGATATTTTCGCTTAGCTTTGTTGAGTTTTCTAGCTATTTTGTGGCACTTGGGATATTTTCTATGATATATTTTGGGATAATTGCCCTTAGGTGCGATGACTTTAAGACTCTTTTGGCCTTTGCTTCAGCGTCGCATTTGGGCCTAATCTTAGCTGGGGTTTTCAGCCTTGATAGCGTAGCAATGAGCGGGGCGTTATATCAGATTATAGCTCACGCATTAACTAGTGGAGCGATGTTTTTGATGGTGGGTATCATCTCTAATCAGCTAGGCACTCGCAAGGTTAGTCAGCTTGGTGGTATAGCTACTAAGGCTCCGATTTTTGCTACGCTATTTGGCATTATGATGCTATCAAGCGTGGGGCTTCCTACTACCATCGGTTTTGTGGCTGAGCTTTTGATTTTAGTGGGATTATTTAAATCAAATTTAATCTATGGGATTATCGCTACAACTTCTATTATCATCGGTGCGGTTTATATGTTTGTGGTTTATCGCAAGGCGATTTTACAAAGTGTAAATGAAGTTACAGATAAATTCAAAGAGCTTAGCAAATCTCAAGTTATAGCCTTTGGTTTGGTGGCGATTGTGATATTTGTAATGGGTCTATATCCTAAGCCGATCTTAGACCTATCGCAAAGCACGATCCAAAGCCACTATGAAAAATACATAAAATCAAATTTAAAGGGGCAATAA
- the nuoL gene encoding NADH-quinone oxidoreductase subunit L, with protein sequence MLVNIVILAPIIGSLLLGVLYLARKSLGLSQGFFAFLGMVGPVVSFVAMAVLFINSYGSSLNLDIFSWLDIAGFSINVGFYLDDLSLVMAIFVAFLGMLIHLYSIGYMDGDEGFGKFFCYMNLFLASMLILVLANNPILMFVGWEGVGVCSYLLIAFYFSDKDNVKAGNKAFILNRIGDFGFLIGLIALYLASSGVKFDYIGLNEVSFSPGVAIFIAFCFITGALAKSAQIPLYTWLPDAMAGPTPISALIHAATMVTAGVYMVVRFEFLFAGLSLPIEVLAGIGAAGALFAGIIATKATDIKKILAYSTMSQLGYMFAALSYSSGAAMYHLFTHGFFKALLFLSAGAIIIALHHEQNIFKMGNLKDNKSLYYPMLFGMLAISGIFPFAGFFSKDAIILGALLSGHYTIFAILLFTAGLTAYYCFRLFFLVFYSQNPAPKQHKVPFSMLGVNYILCLFALGGGFMAIFLDIDHPTLMVEIVAGVVSMAVSAIGIFIAYKKFYNYKNCEEKMGKFESIVANKFYIDEIYDLVFVANLKRISHFLREIIDDKILYPFVEFSALIFKAFSQIYARYTQSGLASSYAFYMLFFICVIIIFSKAIL encoded by the coding sequence ATGCTAGTTAATATCGTAATTTTAGCACCAATTATTGGTAGTTTGTTGCTTGGGGTTTTATATCTTGCTAGAAAGAGTCTTGGATTATCTCAAGGATTCTTTGCTTTTTTGGGGATGGTTGGGCCTGTAGTTAGCTTTGTAGCTATGGCTGTGCTGTTTATTAATAGCTATGGTAGCAGCTTGAATTTGGATATATTTAGCTGGCTTGATATCGCTGGATTTAGCATAAATGTGGGATTTTATCTTGATGATCTTAGTCTGGTGATGGCGATATTTGTGGCGTTTTTAGGTATGCTTATACATCTGTATTCTATAGGCTATATGGATGGCGATGAAGGCTTTGGTAAGTTTTTTTGTTATATGAATTTATTCTTAGCCTCTATGCTGATTTTAGTTTTAGCAAATAATCCGATTTTGATGTTTGTCGGCTGGGAGGGCGTGGGCGTATGCTCATATCTATTAATCGCCTTTTATTTTAGCGATAAAGATAATGTCAAAGCCGGCAATAAAGCCTTTATATTAAATAGAATTGGCGATTTTGGCTTTTTGATTGGGCTGATTGCGTTGTATCTTGCTAGTAGTGGGGTTAAATTTGATTATATTGGCTTAAATGAAGTGAGCTTTAGCCCTGGTGTAGCGATATTTATAGCATTTTGTTTCATTACTGGAGCTTTGGCTAAATCAGCTCAAATTCCACTATACACTTGGCTACCTGATGCGATGGCTGGGCCAACTCCGATTTCAGCCTTGATCCACGCTGCGACGATGGTTACAGCTGGGGTTTATATGGTTGTTAGATTTGAGTTTTTGTTTGCTGGGCTTAGCTTGCCAATAGAAGTTTTAGCTGGGATTGGTGCGGCTGGGGCGCTCTTTGCTGGGATTATCGCTACAAAGGCTACTGATATTAAAAAGATTTTAGCCTACTCCACTATGAGTCAATTAGGATATATGTTCGCTGCGCTTAGCTACAGCTCTGGGGCTGCTATGTATCATCTATTTACTCATGGATTTTTTAAAGCGCTTCTGTTTTTGAGTGCTGGGGCCATCATTATAGCGCTTCATCATGAGCAAAATATCTTTAAAATGGGGAATTTAAAAGATAATAAATCGCTATATTATCCAATGCTTTTTGGTATGCTCGCAATTAGTGGGATATTCCCTTTTGCTGGATTTTTCTCCAAAGATGCCATTATTCTTGGGGCGCTTCTTTCTGGGCATTATACTATATTTGCTATTTTATTATTTACTGCTGGGCTTACTGCGTATTATTGTTTTAGGCTATTTTTCTTGGTATTTTACTCACAAAATCCCGCACCAAAGCAACATAAGGTGCCATTTAGTATGCTTGGGGTGAATTATATCCTTTGTCTATTTGCCTTAGGCGGTGGATTTATGGCGATATTTTTAGATATTGATCATCCAACTTTAATGGTAGAGATAGTGGCTGGAGTTGTGAGCATGGCGGTATCTGCTATTGGGATTTTCATCGCTTATAAGAAATTTTACAACTACAAAAACTGCGAAGAAAAAATGGGTAAATTTGAGAGCATTGTAGCAAATAAATTCTATATAGATGAGATATATGATCTTGTTTTTGTGGCGAATTTAAAACGAATTAGCCACTTTTTGCGTGAGATTATAGATGATAAAATTTTGTATCCGTTTGTTGAGTTTAGCGCTTTGATATTTAAGGCATTTAGCCAAATTTATGCTAGATATACTCAAAGCGGTTTAGCTAGTTCATACGCATTTTATATGCTATTTTTCATCTGTGTTATTATCATATTTTCAAAGGCTATTTTATGA